One Platichthys flesus chromosome 14, fPlaFle2.1, whole genome shotgun sequence genomic region harbors:
- the cc2d1b gene encoding coiled-coil and C2 domain-containing protein 1B isoform X2 produces the protein MFAKKKKAAQPRGQGAAAARQMGLLIDLDPDEMMGLEENLDDSDLEAELASITGEKGAVRGRAKQKGKTPLPMDDIARMADECMRDVDDDDDDDVEDDEDLLAELQEVVGEGEAEDVATVSSSSSTTAELSEAATGESTPAQQEVKMSLVPGGLQRHLEERICMYKMASQNAKIAGETSKVRRFDRGLKTLETMLAALKRGRPVDEAEIPPPVATGAQSDAPRPAVPARPAPPVPSSPESPDQPEESDATTPPPAAPEVVTPTSDEEQSSSATPSHLSSAPSPEEHTEEPALVPQTGQTAATAATKALLLERQSEFKMAALRAKKQGDMEQAKLYFRTGKMFDPVIEALEKGQEIDLSGLPPSPGQGSGGNSAPVKEQTSGPNTQVTQPVAAPPAAAAPSVPAPPKDVLEALEQRRAKYVEASAQAKAGGDDRKARMHDRIAKQYQSAIRTHKAGKPVDFEELPVPPGFPPIPGQRASAAEQRFVSALEVASKIVDGDPAEAPEEDEDEEKQEESKSAVPEETRKPTLDVPTAGQGRKRTPSASPDRSAAREGISPTGVQQLEFLEGRKKQYLKAALMAKQKNDLEQAKSFLRTAKSFEPMIEAARGGKSVDISTVPSPPGDEDEDFILVHHSDVQGSEKADQVYTQLAKILKEQHEKCMTHSKQFTHLGNISETTKFEKMADSCKKSLEVLKLAQSRGLPPPKHHFEQRSFHTARIFPELSSTDMVVVIVKGMNLPAPSGIQTNDLDAYVKFDFPYPSSEQPQKHKTSVIKNTNSPVYNQSFTLTINRNHRGFKRVLTSKGFKLELLHKGGFLRSDKPIGTALVKLDKLESQSEIREIVEVMDGRKHTGGRVEVKIRLREPLSGQDMQTSTERWLVIDKSQVLV, from the exons atgtttgcaaagaagaagaaagcagcTCAGCCCAGAGGCCAGGGCGCTGCTGCAGCCAGACAG ATGGGTCTGTTAATAGACCTGGACCCTGACGAGATGATGGGTCTGGAGGAGAATCTGGACGACTCAGACTTGGAGGCTGAACTCGCGTCTATCACTGGAGAAAAAGGCGCTGTCAGAGGGAGAGCCAAGCAGAAGGGCAAGA CCCCTCTGCCCATGGACGACATCGCTAGGATGGCCGATGAGTGCATGAGAGATGTGgatgacgatgacgatgatgaCGTGGAAGATGACGAAGATCTGTTG GCGGAGCTACAGGAAGTGGTGGGTGAGGGGGAAGCTGAGGATGTAGCAactgtttcctcctcatcttctacCACCGCTGAACTCTCTGAAGCTGCAACAGGAGAGTCGACACCAGCGCAG caggaagtAAAGATGTCATTGGTCCCCGGCGGGCTCCAGCGCCATCTAGAGGAGAGGATATGCATGTACAAGATGGCCTCACAAAACGCAAAGATCGCAGGAGAGACCTCGAAAGTGCGGAGGTTCGATCGCGGTCTGAAG ACTCTGGAGACGATGCTGGCTGCGTTGAAAAGGGGGCGGCCTGTGGACGAGGCAGAGATCCCCCCCCCTGTCGCCACTGGAGCCCAGAGCGACGCCCCTCGTCCCGCTGTTCCTGCACGACCTGCCCCCCCTGTACCATCGAGTCCCGAATCTCCAGATCAGCCGGAGGAGTCGGACGCCACTACGCCACCGCCTGCTGCACCAGAGGTCGTCACGCCCACCAGTGATgaggagcagtcgtcctccGCCACCCCGTCCCATCTGAGCAGCGCCCCGTCTCCAGAGGAGCACACAGAGGAACCTGCTCTGGTGCCACAAACCGGTCAGACAGCTG CGACCGCGGCGACCAAggcgctgctgctggagaggcaGAGCGAATTCAAGATGGCCGCTCTAAGAGCCAAGAAGCAGGGAGACATGGAGCAAGCGAAACTTTACTTCAGGACCGGCAAG ATGTTCGATCCAGTGATTGAGGCTTTGGAGAAAGGACAAGAAATCGACCTGAGCGgcctccccccctctccaggACAGG GTTCAGGAGGGAACTCTGCTCCAGTGAAGGAACAGACCTCAGGTCCAAACACACAGGTCACCCAACCAGTGGCTGCACCTCCAG CCGCTGCAGCCCCGTCCGTCCCTGCGCCTCCCAAAGACGTGCTGGAGGCTCTGGAGCAGAGACGAGCCAAGTACGTGGAGGCGTCGGCTCAGGCTAAAGCCGGTGGAGACGACCGCAAGGCCCGAATGCACGACCGCATCGCCAAG CAATACCAGAGCGCCATCCGAACTCACAAAGCAGGGAAACCAGTGGACTTTGAAGAGCTGCCGGTTCCCCCTG gattTCCTCCAATCCCAGGCCAGAGAGCGTCGGCAGCTGAGCAGAGATTTGTCTCTGCTCTGGAGGTGGCCAGTAAGATCGTTGATGGAGATCCAGCTGAAGCtccagaggaagacgaggatgaggagaaacaagAAGAG TCGAAGTCGGCTGTTCCAGAAGAGACAAGGAAACCAACGTTAGACGTCCCCACCGCAGGTCAGGGAAGAAAGAGGactccttcagcttctcctgACAGATCCGCTGCAAGGGAAGGAATCTCCCCAACAG GGGTTCAGCAGCTGGAGTTCCTGGAGGGTCGGAAGAAGCAGTACCTGAAGGCCGCTCTGATGGCGAAGCAGAAGAACGACCTGGAGCAGGCCAAGAGTTTCCTCCGCACCGCTAAGAGCTTTGAGCCCATGATCGAGGCAGCGCGCGGCGGGAAATCTGTGGACATCAGCACG GTGCCGTCGCCCCCTGGTGATGAAGACGAAGACTTCATCCTGGTGCATCACAGCGACGTTCAGGGCTCAGAGAAAGCCGATCAGGTTTACACTCAACTGGCCAAGATCCTCAAAGAGCAGCACGAG AAATGTATGACTCACTCCAAACAGTTCACACACCTGGGGAACATCTCCGAAACCACAAA GTTTGAGAAGATGGCAGACAGTTGTAAGAAGAGCCTGGAGGTCCTGAAGCTTGCTCAGTCGCGGGGTCTGCCTCCTCCTAAGCATCACTTTGAGCAGAGGTCGTTTCACACGGCCAG GATATTTCCCGAGCTGAGCAGCACTGACATGGTTGTCGTCATCGTGAAAGGGATGAATCTTCCAGCACCGAGTG GAATCCAAACCAACGACCTGGATGCTTATGTGAAGTTTGACTTCCCGTACCCGAGCAGC GAGCAGCcgcagaaacacaaaacatccGTCATCAAGAACACAAACTCTCCAG TTTACAACCAGAGCTTCACGCTGACAATCAACCGCAACCACCGCGGCTTCAAGAGGGTGTTGACTTCCAAAGGCTTcaaactggagctgctgcacaaagg AGGTTTCCTGCGGAGCGACAAGCCGATTGGGACGGCCCTCGTGAAGCTGGACAAGCTGGAGTCCCAGAGCGAAATCAGGGAAATCGTAGAG GTGATGGACGGTCGTAAACACACAGGAGGTCGTGTGGAGGTGAAGATCCGCCTGCGGGAGCCTCTGAGCGGACAGGACATGCAGACGAGCACCGAGCGCTGGCTGGTGATCGACAAGTCCCAG gTTCTCGTTTAG
- the cc2d1b gene encoding coiled-coil and C2 domain-containing protein 1B isoform X1: MFAKKKKAAQPRGQGAAAARQMGLLIDLDPDEMMGLEENLDDSDLEAELASITGEKGAVRGRAKQKGKTPLPMDDIARMADECMRDVDDDDDDDVEDDEDLLAELQEVVGEGEAEDVATVSSSSSTTAELSEAATGESTPAQQQEVKMSLVPGGLQRHLEERICMYKMASQNAKIAGETSKVRRFDRGLKTLETMLAALKRGRPVDEAEIPPPVATGAQSDAPRPAVPARPAPPVPSSPESPDQPEESDATTPPPAAPEVVTPTSDEEQSSSATPSHLSSAPSPEEHTEEPALVPQTGQTAATAATKALLLERQSEFKMAALRAKKQGDMEQAKLYFRTGKMFDPVIEALEKGQEIDLSGLPPSPGQGSGGNSAPVKEQTSGPNTQVTQPVAAPPAAAAPSVPAPPKDVLEALEQRRAKYVEASAQAKAGGDDRKARMHDRIAKQYQSAIRTHKAGKPVDFEELPVPPGFPPIPGQRASAAEQRFVSALEVASKIVDGDPAEAPEEDEDEEKQEESKSAVPEETRKPTLDVPTAGQGRKRTPSASPDRSAAREGISPTGVQQLEFLEGRKKQYLKAALMAKQKNDLEQAKSFLRTAKSFEPMIEAARGGKSVDISTVPSPPGDEDEDFILVHHSDVQGSEKADQVYTQLAKILKEQHEKCMTHSKQFTHLGNISETTKFEKMADSCKKSLEVLKLAQSRGLPPPKHHFEQRSFHTARIFPELSSTDMVVVIVKGMNLPAPSGIQTNDLDAYVKFDFPYPSSEQPQKHKTSVIKNTNSPVYNQSFTLTINRNHRGFKRVLTSKGFKLELLHKGGFLRSDKPIGTALVKLDKLESQSEIREIVEVMDGRKHTGGRVEVKIRLREPLSGQDMQTSTERWLVIDKSQVLV; this comes from the exons atgtttgcaaagaagaagaaagcagcTCAGCCCAGAGGCCAGGGCGCTGCTGCAGCCAGACAG ATGGGTCTGTTAATAGACCTGGACCCTGACGAGATGATGGGTCTGGAGGAGAATCTGGACGACTCAGACTTGGAGGCTGAACTCGCGTCTATCACTGGAGAAAAAGGCGCTGTCAGAGGGAGAGCCAAGCAGAAGGGCAAGA CCCCTCTGCCCATGGACGACATCGCTAGGATGGCCGATGAGTGCATGAGAGATGTGgatgacgatgacgatgatgaCGTGGAAGATGACGAAGATCTGTTG GCGGAGCTACAGGAAGTGGTGGGTGAGGGGGAAGCTGAGGATGTAGCAactgtttcctcctcatcttctacCACCGCTGAACTCTCTGAAGCTGCAACAGGAGAGTCGACACCAGCGCAG cagcaggaagtAAAGATGTCATTGGTCCCCGGCGGGCTCCAGCGCCATCTAGAGGAGAGGATATGCATGTACAAGATGGCCTCACAAAACGCAAAGATCGCAGGAGAGACCTCGAAAGTGCGGAGGTTCGATCGCGGTCTGAAG ACTCTGGAGACGATGCTGGCTGCGTTGAAAAGGGGGCGGCCTGTGGACGAGGCAGAGATCCCCCCCCCTGTCGCCACTGGAGCCCAGAGCGACGCCCCTCGTCCCGCTGTTCCTGCACGACCTGCCCCCCCTGTACCATCGAGTCCCGAATCTCCAGATCAGCCGGAGGAGTCGGACGCCACTACGCCACCGCCTGCTGCACCAGAGGTCGTCACGCCCACCAGTGATgaggagcagtcgtcctccGCCACCCCGTCCCATCTGAGCAGCGCCCCGTCTCCAGAGGAGCACACAGAGGAACCTGCTCTGGTGCCACAAACCGGTCAGACAGCTG CGACCGCGGCGACCAAggcgctgctgctggagaggcaGAGCGAATTCAAGATGGCCGCTCTAAGAGCCAAGAAGCAGGGAGACATGGAGCAAGCGAAACTTTACTTCAGGACCGGCAAG ATGTTCGATCCAGTGATTGAGGCTTTGGAGAAAGGACAAGAAATCGACCTGAGCGgcctccccccctctccaggACAGG GTTCAGGAGGGAACTCTGCTCCAGTGAAGGAACAGACCTCAGGTCCAAACACACAGGTCACCCAACCAGTGGCTGCACCTCCAG CCGCTGCAGCCCCGTCCGTCCCTGCGCCTCCCAAAGACGTGCTGGAGGCTCTGGAGCAGAGACGAGCCAAGTACGTGGAGGCGTCGGCTCAGGCTAAAGCCGGTGGAGACGACCGCAAGGCCCGAATGCACGACCGCATCGCCAAG CAATACCAGAGCGCCATCCGAACTCACAAAGCAGGGAAACCAGTGGACTTTGAAGAGCTGCCGGTTCCCCCTG gattTCCTCCAATCCCAGGCCAGAGAGCGTCGGCAGCTGAGCAGAGATTTGTCTCTGCTCTGGAGGTGGCCAGTAAGATCGTTGATGGAGATCCAGCTGAAGCtccagaggaagacgaggatgaggagaaacaagAAGAG TCGAAGTCGGCTGTTCCAGAAGAGACAAGGAAACCAACGTTAGACGTCCCCACCGCAGGTCAGGGAAGAAAGAGGactccttcagcttctcctgACAGATCCGCTGCAAGGGAAGGAATCTCCCCAACAG GGGTTCAGCAGCTGGAGTTCCTGGAGGGTCGGAAGAAGCAGTACCTGAAGGCCGCTCTGATGGCGAAGCAGAAGAACGACCTGGAGCAGGCCAAGAGTTTCCTCCGCACCGCTAAGAGCTTTGAGCCCATGATCGAGGCAGCGCGCGGCGGGAAATCTGTGGACATCAGCACG GTGCCGTCGCCCCCTGGTGATGAAGACGAAGACTTCATCCTGGTGCATCACAGCGACGTTCAGGGCTCAGAGAAAGCCGATCAGGTTTACACTCAACTGGCCAAGATCCTCAAAGAGCAGCACGAG AAATGTATGACTCACTCCAAACAGTTCACACACCTGGGGAACATCTCCGAAACCACAAA GTTTGAGAAGATGGCAGACAGTTGTAAGAAGAGCCTGGAGGTCCTGAAGCTTGCTCAGTCGCGGGGTCTGCCTCCTCCTAAGCATCACTTTGAGCAGAGGTCGTTTCACACGGCCAG GATATTTCCCGAGCTGAGCAGCACTGACATGGTTGTCGTCATCGTGAAAGGGATGAATCTTCCAGCACCGAGTG GAATCCAAACCAACGACCTGGATGCTTATGTGAAGTTTGACTTCCCGTACCCGAGCAGC GAGCAGCcgcagaaacacaaaacatccGTCATCAAGAACACAAACTCTCCAG TTTACAACCAGAGCTTCACGCTGACAATCAACCGCAACCACCGCGGCTTCAAGAGGGTGTTGACTTCCAAAGGCTTcaaactggagctgctgcacaaagg AGGTTTCCTGCGGAGCGACAAGCCGATTGGGACGGCCCTCGTGAAGCTGGACAAGCTGGAGTCCCAGAGCGAAATCAGGGAAATCGTAGAG GTGATGGACGGTCGTAAACACACAGGAGGTCGTGTGGAGGTGAAGATCCGCCTGCGGGAGCCTCTGAGCGGACAGGACATGCAGACGAGCACCGAGCGCTGGCTGGTGATCGACAAGTCCCAG gTTCTCGTTTAG